A genomic window from Pyxicephalus adspersus chromosome 2, UCB_Pads_2.0, whole genome shotgun sequence includes:
- the SLC38A4 gene encoding sodium-coupled neutral amino acid transporter 4 isoform X1, which yields MDRMELQRVNTDLDDDSNSGDSTEDGYCKETDSEKVTINGSQYADEGDAESQRFLTNGIDGKKKLDEYADEHHPGTTSFGMSVFNLSNAIMGSGILGLSYAMANTGIILFVVLLLGVAILSLYSVHLLLKTAKEGGSLIYEKLGEKAFGWPGKYAAFISITMQNIGAMSSYLFIVKYELPEVIRTFMNLEENSGEWYLNGNYLVIFVSVGIILPLSLLKNLGYLGYTSGFSLSCMVFFVSVVIYKKTQIPCPLPLLDPHSANLTSNNTYHLHPLMIQNYTIDSGVNFMMDYNQGETAGIGEHKDNNHGSGVEFEAHTDDKCQPKLFVFNSQTAYAIPILAFAFVCHPEVLPIYSELKSRSRRKMQNISNVSITAMLVMYLFAALFGYLTFYGEVQDELLHTYTKVYKFDTLLLCVRVAVLVAVTLTVPIVLFPIRSSLTTLLFPGRPFSLLRHFLIAFVLLAFNNTLVIFVPTIKDIFGFIGASAATMLIFILPAAFYLRIVKKEPFRSPQKIGALVFLIVGFIFMIGSMALIITDWIQNSTSSRHH from the exons ATGGACCGCATGGAGCTGCAAAGAGTCAACACAGATCTTGATGATGATAGCAACAGTGGAGACAGCACTGAAGATGGATATTGCAAAGAAACCGACTCAGAGAAAGTTACAATAAACGG CAGTCAGTATGCTGACGAGGGCGATGCAGAAAGTCAGAGGTTTCTAACAAACGGCATAGATGGAAAGAAGAAACTGGATGAGTATGCAGATGAACAT cATCCTGGGACCACTTCATTTGGTATGTCAGTATTCAACTTGAGCAACGCTATCATGGGTAGTGGAATTCTTGGTCTCTCCTATGCAATGGCTAATACGGGCATTATACTGTTTGT GGTGCTTCTTCTTGGAGTTgccattttatctttatattctgTACATCTCCTGTTAAAGACTGCAAAAGAAGGAG gttcattaatttatgaaaaattaGGAGAGAAAGCTTTCGGATGGCCTGgaaaatatgcagcttttatatctattacaatgcaaaacattggcG ctatgtCAAGCTACTTGTTTATTGTGAAATATGAACTTCCAGAAGTAATAAGAACTTTCATGAATCTAGAGGAGAATTCAGG GGAATGGTACCTGAATGGGAATTATCTGGTGATCTTTGTATCCGTAGGAATAATTCTTCCACTGTCTCTGTTAAAAAATTTAG GTTACCTTGGATACACAAGTGGATTTTCTCTGTCCTGTATGGTGTTCTTTGTTAGTGTg GTGATTTACAAGAAAACCCAGATACCATGTCCACTACCCTTGCTGGACCCCCATTCTGCAAATTTGACAAGCAACAATACTTATCATCTGCATCCCCTTATGATACAAAATTACACCATCGATTCTGGTGTAAACTTTATGATGGATTACAATCAAGGAGAGACAGCAGGGATCGGTGAACACAAAGACAATAACCATGGAAGTGGAGTGGAATTTGAGGCCCACACAGATGATAAATGCCAGCCcaaattatttgtgtttaattCCCAG ACAGCCTATGCCATTCCAATTTTGGCCTTTGCTTTTGTGTGCCATCCTGAGGTTTTACCAATTTACAGTGagctgaaaag TCGATCCCGAAGAAAGATGCAGAACATTTCCAATGTTTCAATAACAGCAATGCTTGTGATGTATCTCTTTGCTGCACTTTTTGGTTATCTTACATTTTATG GAGAAGTACAAGATGAATTACTTCACACCTATACAAAGGTCTATAAATTTGATACGCTTCTTCTCTGTGTACGCGTAGCAGTGCTTGTGGCTGTGACCTTGACAGTGCCAATCGTTTTGTTTCCA atCCGCTCATCACTCACCACACTGTTATTTCCTGGAAGGCCATTCAGCTTGCTTAGGCATTTCCTGATTGCCTTTGTTCTCCTAGCTTTTAACAATACTCTTGTCATATTTGTGCCTACTATTAAGGATATCTTTGGATTCATCG GTGCATCTGCAGCAACAATGCTGATCTTCATTCTTCCAGCTGCATTTTATCTACGAATAGTGAAAAAAGAACCTTTTCGTTCCCCACAGAAAATTGGG GCCCTTGTGTTCCTTATTGTTGGATTCATATTCATGATTGGAAGCATGGCACTTATTATAACCGACTGGATCCAGAACTCAACTTCCTCCAGACATCATTAA
- the SLC38A4 gene encoding sodium-coupled neutral amino acid transporter 4 isoform X2 produces MDRMELQRVNTDLDDDSNSGDSTEDGYCKETDSEKVTINGQYADEGDAESQRFLTNGIDGKKKLDEYADEHHPGTTSFGMSVFNLSNAIMGSGILGLSYAMANTGIILFVVLLLGVAILSLYSVHLLLKTAKEGGSLIYEKLGEKAFGWPGKYAAFISITMQNIGAMSSYLFIVKYELPEVIRTFMNLEENSGEWYLNGNYLVIFVSVGIILPLSLLKNLGYLGYTSGFSLSCMVFFVSVVIYKKTQIPCPLPLLDPHSANLTSNNTYHLHPLMIQNYTIDSGVNFMMDYNQGETAGIGEHKDNNHGSGVEFEAHTDDKCQPKLFVFNSQTAYAIPILAFAFVCHPEVLPIYSELKSRSRRKMQNISNVSITAMLVMYLFAALFGYLTFYGEVQDELLHTYTKVYKFDTLLLCVRVAVLVAVTLTVPIVLFPIRSSLTTLLFPGRPFSLLRHFLIAFVLLAFNNTLVIFVPTIKDIFGFIGASAATMLIFILPAAFYLRIVKKEPFRSPQKIGALVFLIVGFIFMIGSMALIITDWIQNSTSSRHH; encoded by the exons ATGGACCGCATGGAGCTGCAAAGAGTCAACACAGATCTTGATGATGATAGCAACAGTGGAGACAGCACTGAAGATGGATATTGCAAAGAAACCGACTCAGAGAAAGTTACAATAAACGG TCAGTATGCTGACGAGGGCGATGCAGAAAGTCAGAGGTTTCTAACAAACGGCATAGATGGAAAGAAGAAACTGGATGAGTATGCAGATGAACAT cATCCTGGGACCACTTCATTTGGTATGTCAGTATTCAACTTGAGCAACGCTATCATGGGTAGTGGAATTCTTGGTCTCTCCTATGCAATGGCTAATACGGGCATTATACTGTTTGT GGTGCTTCTTCTTGGAGTTgccattttatctttatattctgTACATCTCCTGTTAAAGACTGCAAAAGAAGGAG gttcattaatttatgaaaaattaGGAGAGAAAGCTTTCGGATGGCCTGgaaaatatgcagcttttatatctattacaatgcaaaacattggcG ctatgtCAAGCTACTTGTTTATTGTGAAATATGAACTTCCAGAAGTAATAAGAACTTTCATGAATCTAGAGGAGAATTCAGG GGAATGGTACCTGAATGGGAATTATCTGGTGATCTTTGTATCCGTAGGAATAATTCTTCCACTGTCTCTGTTAAAAAATTTAG GTTACCTTGGATACACAAGTGGATTTTCTCTGTCCTGTATGGTGTTCTTTGTTAGTGTg GTGATTTACAAGAAAACCCAGATACCATGTCCACTACCCTTGCTGGACCCCCATTCTGCAAATTTGACAAGCAACAATACTTATCATCTGCATCCCCTTATGATACAAAATTACACCATCGATTCTGGTGTAAACTTTATGATGGATTACAATCAAGGAGAGACAGCAGGGATCGGTGAACACAAAGACAATAACCATGGAAGTGGAGTGGAATTTGAGGCCCACACAGATGATAAATGCCAGCCcaaattatttgtgtttaattCCCAG ACAGCCTATGCCATTCCAATTTTGGCCTTTGCTTTTGTGTGCCATCCTGAGGTTTTACCAATTTACAGTGagctgaaaag TCGATCCCGAAGAAAGATGCAGAACATTTCCAATGTTTCAATAACAGCAATGCTTGTGATGTATCTCTTTGCTGCACTTTTTGGTTATCTTACATTTTATG GAGAAGTACAAGATGAATTACTTCACACCTATACAAAGGTCTATAAATTTGATACGCTTCTTCTCTGTGTACGCGTAGCAGTGCTTGTGGCTGTGACCTTGACAGTGCCAATCGTTTTGTTTCCA atCCGCTCATCACTCACCACACTGTTATTTCCTGGAAGGCCATTCAGCTTGCTTAGGCATTTCCTGATTGCCTTTGTTCTCCTAGCTTTTAACAATACTCTTGTCATATTTGTGCCTACTATTAAGGATATCTTTGGATTCATCG GTGCATCTGCAGCAACAATGCTGATCTTCATTCTTCCAGCTGCATTTTATCTACGAATAGTGAAAAAAGAACCTTTTCGTTCCCCACAGAAAATTGGG GCCCTTGTGTTCCTTATTGTTGGATTCATATTCATGATTGGAAGCATGGCACTTATTATAACCGACTGGATCCAGAACTCAACTTCCTCCAGACATCATTAA